The window ACCCAATTCTTCTTCGATTCTTAACAATTGATTGTATTTGGCAATACGGTCACTACGGGAAGTAGAACCCGTCTTAATCTGACCCGCGTTTATGGCTACGGCAACATCCGCAATAGTTGCGTCTTCTGTTTCTCCACTTCTATGGGAAATAACCGTCGTATATCCAGCACGATGTGCCATCTGACAGGTTTCAAGCGTCTCCGTTAAGGTTCCAATCTGATTTAATTTAATCAATATAGAATTGGCAACACCTTCTTTTATACCACGAGACAAATATTTCGGATTGGTCACAAAAATATCATCACCCACAAGTTGTATCTTATTCCCTAATTTCTCTGTGAGTTTCTTCCAGCCCGCCCAATCGTTTTCATCAAGTCCATCTTCTAAACTAATAATCGGATAGGTATTCTTCCATTCAACCCAGAATTCTACCATTTCATCTGTACTTTTTTCCTTTTGCTCTTCCGACAGCAAAATATACTTACCTTTGTTGAAAAAGGAACTTGCCGCGGGGTCAAGGGCAATCCACACATCCTTTTCGGACTTATAGCCAGCCTCTTTAATCGCTTTCAATATAACTTCAATGGCTTCTTTATTCGATTTTAAGTCGGGAGCAAAACCACCTTCATCACCTACTGCAGTATTCAAACCCTGATTCTTTAACACTTTCTTCAACGCATGAAAAACCTCAGTTCCCATCCGCAATGCTTCACTGAAACAAGAAGCCCCCGCAGGAACAATCATAAATTCTTGCAGGTCTACATTATTATCGGCATGCTTACCACCATTTAAAATATTCATCATCGGAACGGGAAGCACATGAGCATTGGCTCCACCGATATAACGATATAAAGGCATTTCAAGAGTCTCTGCCGCCGCTTTCGCTACCGCAAGAGAAACACCCAAGATAGCATTAGCGCCCAACTTCCCCTTATTCGGGGTACCATCCAACTCACACAGCATACGGTCAATTTCACGCTGTTCCAATGCATCCATACCTAACAATTCTTCCGCAATCACTTCATTTACATTCTTAACGGCTTTGGTTACGCCCTTACCCAT of the Candidatus Hydrogenedens sp. genome contains:
- the eno gene encoding phosphopyruvate hydratase is translated as MTRITAVQAREILDSRGNPTVEVDVYLASGAVGRAAVPSGASTGENEAVELRDGDKKRYMGKGVTKAVKNVNEVIAEELLGMDALEQREIDRMLCELDGTPNKGKLGANAILGVSLAVAKAAAETLEMPLYRYIGGANAHVLPVPMMNILNGGKHADNNVDLQEFMIVPAGASCFSEALRMGTEVFHALKKVLKNQGLNTAVGDEGGFAPDLKSNKEAIEVILKAIKEAGYKSEKDVWIALDPAASSFFNKGKYILLSEEQKEKSTDEMVEFWVEWKNTYPIISLEDGLDENDWAGWKKLTEKLGNKIQLVGDDIFVTNPKYLSRGIKEGVANSILIKLNQIGTLTETLETCQMAHRAGYTTVISHRSGETEDATIADVAVAINAGQIKTGSTSRSDRIAKYNQLLRIEEELGNQAEYLGLKAFAPLK